The Micromonospora sp. NBC_01740 genome includes a window with the following:
- a CDS encoding MerR family transcriptional regulator, with product MLIGEVARRSGVSARMLRHYDSLGLVRPTGRTRAGYREYSGEDIRRILHIESLRSLGLSLREVGRALDDPGFTPSGLVDDLIRRTRERIAAETELLTRLRQIDATEPAGWDGVLRIVALLQALGSESAGKRQRAALSSTEEVPVPVGALVEAALSETDPNVAGALRWALARSGDGGLALLAEGLGSPVAEVRERAVRSVAEIPSGAATALLRNALTHSDLVVRRCAALALGARGAADAVPTLIDMIVEETNDADAADALGALATDPASADQIATGLVDRLAQAVVGSSARRRLTQALADVPGIRTSRALAELAQDEDRAVALTAAYVLGLRDAR from the coding sequence TTGTTGATCGGTGAGGTGGCACGGCGCTCCGGCGTCAGCGCCCGCATGCTCAGGCACTACGACTCGCTCGGCCTGGTGCGGCCGACGGGTCGTACCCGGGCCGGCTATCGGGAGTACTCGGGCGAGGACATCCGGCGGATCCTCCACATCGAGAGCCTGCGGTCGTTGGGGCTGTCGCTGCGCGAGGTCGGGCGCGCGCTGGACGATCCCGGCTTCACGCCCTCGGGGCTCGTCGACGACCTCATCCGCCGGACGCGGGAACGCATCGCGGCGGAGACGGAGCTGCTCACCCGACTCCGTCAGATCGACGCCACGGAACCCGCCGGCTGGGACGGCGTCCTCCGGATCGTCGCGCTCCTGCAGGCACTGGGATCGGAGAGCGCCGGCAAGCGCCAACGCGCGGCCCTGTCCTCGACCGAAGAGGTTCCGGTGCCGGTGGGAGCGCTGGTCGAGGCAGCGTTGAGCGAGACGGACCCGAACGTCGCCGGTGCCCTCCGGTGGGCGCTGGCGCGGTCGGGCGACGGGGGCCTGGCACTGCTCGCGGAGGGCCTCGGCTCACCGGTGGCCGAGGTGCGCGAACGTGCCGTCCGGTCCGTCGCCGAGATCCCGAGCGGTGCGGCGACGGCGCTGCTGCGGAACGCCCTCACGCACTCGGACCTCGTGGTCCGCAGGTGTGCCGCTCTGGCGCTCGGAGCGCGTGGGGCAGCTGACGCGGTCCCGACGCTCATCGACATGATCGTCGAGGAGACCAACGACGCCGATGCCGCCGACGCGCTGGGCGCGCTGGCGACCGATCCCGCGTCGGCCGACCAGATCGCCACCGGGCTCGTCGACCGCCTCGCCCAGGCAGTGGTCGGATCGTCGGCACGTCGGCGGCTGACCCAGGCGCTCGCGGACGTCCCGGGGATCAGGACGTCACGTGCCCTCGCGGAGCTGGCACAGGACGAGGACCGCGCCGTCGCGCTCACTGCGGCGTACGTCCTCGGGCTGCGCGACGCGCGGTGA
- a CDS encoding HEAT repeat domain-containing protein: MTVPKDDTHTMRALRRLEDSNPSVRLQAALALGTTPDPRFVDRLVERCAIESDFHVREMLTWALIRHPAPTTLPKLVDELRSERAQARSQALHTLSKIGDRQAWPAITRALLTDADDEVARSAWRAAVVLVPEGEEPALAAVLATQFGRGGRATRLSLSRALIALGQVVTPILRAAMTDPDPCVRQHASATERLSRDPDAGLELAVDEATRIVALGMTGQEG; this comes from the coding sequence ATGACCGTGCCGAAGGACGACACGCACACGATGCGAGCGCTCCGGCGGCTGGAGGACAGCAACCCGTCGGTGCGGTTGCAGGCAGCGCTGGCGCTCGGCACGACCCCGGACCCGCGGTTCGTCGACAGGCTCGTCGAGCGGTGCGCGATCGAGTCCGACTTCCACGTACGCGAGATGCTGACCTGGGCGCTCATCCGCCACCCGGCACCGACTACGCTCCCGAAGCTGGTCGACGAACTCCGCTCGGAGCGCGCGCAGGCCCGAAGCCAGGCGTTGCACACGCTGTCCAAGATCGGGGACCGGCAGGCGTGGCCCGCGATCACCCGGGCGCTGCTGACCGACGCCGACGACGAGGTGGCGCGGAGCGCCTGGCGGGCAGCGGTCGTACTCGTGCCCGAAGGTGAGGAACCCGCGTTGGCCGCGGTGTTGGCGACGCAGTTCGGGCGCGGCGGGCGCGCGACGCGGTTGAGCCTGAGCCGGGCGCTGATCGCGCTCGGCCAGGTGGTCACGCCGATCCTGCGCGCCGCGATGACGGACCCCGACCCTTGCGTACGCCAGCACGCCAGCGCCACGGAACGGCTGTCGCGCGACCCGGACGCCGGGCTCGAGCTCGCGGTCGACGAGGCGACCCGCATCGTGGCCCTCGGCATGACCGGCCAGGAGGGTTGA
- a CDS encoding carboxypeptidase-like regulatory domain-containing protein, producing the protein MTDPQLRRRIRAAVGVAAALLLLPVAPAPASAAAATGSVTTTVQDAGTGAPARACVSLVPLDRERLTRVSIGESQLGSVGGCTDGRGGIEVTGVEPGRYRLFAQPYEAARYGRQWVGGQGGTGERHRAWVVTVGAGATTAAPPVRLDPPGRISGVLTDAVSGRPVPGVHVAVVPFVPHPKYSPDTPITDDTGRYSITGLGPYDWALRFSGTGIATQWSGGVGAALLARTVRVRPGGTATLHQALRSPTTVGGAIRTDELAAYSTVVAFDALTGDVVGAVDVGTSYGLPMLPGQLVKLRCDCSFGPGRWYPAGDRFTDGNLVWVGRAPVVADFDLTAGTGG; encoded by the coding sequence ATGACCGATCCTCAGCTCAGGCGACGCATCCGGGCGGCCGTCGGCGTGGCCGCCGCGCTCCTCCTGCTGCCGGTCGCGCCCGCTCCCGCCAGCGCCGCGGCGGCCACCGGCAGCGTGACGACGACGGTCCAGGACGCCGGCACCGGGGCGCCGGCCCGCGCCTGCGTGAGCCTCGTACCGCTGGACCGCGAACGACTCACCCGGGTGTCCATCGGCGAGAGCCAACTCGGCAGTGTCGGTGGCTGCACCGACGGCCGGGGCGGGATCGAGGTGACCGGGGTGGAGCCGGGACGCTACCGGCTCTTCGCCCAGCCCTACGAGGCGGCACGGTACGGGCGCCAATGGGTCGGCGGGCAGGGCGGCACCGGGGAGCGCCACCGGGCGTGGGTGGTCACTGTGGGCGCCGGTGCCACGACCGCCGCCCCACCGGTCCGACTCGACCCGCCGGGCCGGATCTCGGGCGTACTCACCGACGCGGTGAGCGGGCGTCCGGTCCCGGGTGTCCACGTCGCCGTGGTGCCGTTCGTGCCGCACCCGAAGTACAGCCCCGACACGCCGATCACCGACGACACCGGCCGCTACAGCATCACCGGGCTCGGGCCGTACGACTGGGCCCTGCGGTTCTCCGGCACGGGGATCGCGACCCAGTGGTCCGGTGGCGTCGGCGCCGCCCTGCTGGCCCGGACGGTCCGGGTGCGCCCCGGCGGCACCGCCACGCTGCACCAGGCCCTCCGGTCTCCGACCACCGTGGGCGGCGCGATCCGCACCGACGAGTTGGCGGCCTACAGCACGGTCGTCGCCTTCGACGCCCTCACCGGGGACGTCGTCGGCGCGGTGGACGTCGGCACGTCGTACGGACTCCCGATGCTCCCCGGGCAACTGGTCAAGCTGCGCTGCGACTGCTCCTTCGGGCCCGGACGGTGGTACCCGGCCGGCGACAGGTTCACCGACGGCAACCTCGTGTGGGTGGGGCGGGCGCCGGTCGTCGCCGACTTCGACCTGACCGCCGGCACCGGCGGTTGA
- a CDS encoding sialidase family protein — protein MPDLDFAGLDRAAQAAFKPDFAEVGDRARRRRRTRAAALSLTALALVAAATTVGLRADEPPPPVPGTEPTPTPVFVPSPGPSASPVPGAGRPVRTGPMVAGDLDHFYLRWHDCRGEGCVLMVAGTADRGATWRSFPLPLPRDASSVIAAAGRRTLVAHYQHGGEGTPVRQGWLSSVDGGERWREVTPGRAAQVPEGWWVASHWLGRPFEEIMAADPVTGDLVQVPQTSGLKQTALVGDASAEAGIWASGYESETVMDGRLVGRGSAVAVSRDGGRTWHRHVFAGALTAGNDVALDIATRDGRTVYAVGRVGAALVVHRSDDGGLTWQRTTGSATVGERSVQASVRPDGALVVQAGVHAGDRPLMFISRDGGLSLSPTDPVPGAAADPMPGSDGYVQRTWPYFSDLWYSADGATWSHMSPPELP, from the coding sequence ATGCCTGACCTGGATTTCGCCGGGCTCGACCGGGCCGCCCAGGCGGCCTTCAAGCCCGACTTCGCCGAGGTGGGGGACCGGGCCCGCCGTCGCAGGCGCACCCGTGCCGCCGCGCTCTCGCTGACGGCTCTGGCGCTGGTCGCGGCGGCGACGACCGTCGGCCTGCGCGCCGATGAGCCACCGCCGCCGGTGCCCGGTACCGAACCCACCCCGACGCCGGTCTTCGTCCCGTCGCCCGGGCCCAGCGCGAGTCCCGTCCCGGGCGCGGGGCGCCCCGTCCGGACGGGCCCGATGGTCGCGGGCGACCTCGACCACTTCTACCTGCGGTGGCACGACTGCCGCGGGGAGGGCTGCGTGTTGATGGTGGCCGGCACGGCCGACCGGGGGGCGACCTGGCGCAGCTTCCCGCTTCCGCTGCCGCGCGACGCGTCGTCCGTCATCGCGGCGGCGGGGCGGCGGACCCTGGTCGCCCACTACCAGCACGGCGGCGAGGGGACCCCGGTGCGTCAGGGCTGGCTCTCGAGCGTCGACGGCGGTGAGCGCTGGCGGGAGGTGACGCCAGGTAGGGCCGCCCAGGTCCCCGAGGGCTGGTGGGTGGCGAGCCACTGGCTGGGACGCCCCTTCGAGGAGATCATGGCGGCGGACCCGGTGACCGGTGACCTCGTGCAGGTGCCGCAGACCTCCGGGCTCAAGCAGACGGCCCTGGTTGGCGACGCTTCGGCCGAGGCGGGCATCTGGGCGAGCGGTTACGAGAGCGAGACGGTCATGGACGGCCGGCTCGTCGGCCGGGGCAGCGCGGTCGCGGTGAGTCGCGACGGGGGCCGTACCTGGCACCGACACGTGTTCGCCGGGGCGCTCACCGCCGGCAACGACGTGGCGCTCGACATCGCGACGCGGGACGGGCGGACCGTCTACGCCGTCGGCCGCGTCGGTGCGGCACTGGTCGTGCACCGCAGTGACGACGGGGGGCTGACCTGGCAGCGCACCACCGGCAGCGCGACCGTCGGCGAGCGGTCGGTCCAGGCCTCCGTCCGACCCGACGGGGCACTGGTCGTCCAGGCCGGTGTCCACGCCGGCGACCGTCCGCTGATGTTCATCAGCCGCGACGGGGGGCTCAGCCTGTCCCCGACGGACCCGGTCCCGGGTGCCGCGGCGGATCCCATGCCGGGCTCCGACGGGTACGTGCAGCGGACCTGGCCCTACTTCTCGGACCTGTGGTACTCCGCCGACGGGGCCACCTGGTCCCACATGAGCCCGCCCGAGCTGCCCTGA
- a CDS encoding GlxA family transcriptional regulator, translated as MEIARIREVVVVVHDGVVLLDVAGPVQVLHGSGGYRVRLASVDGRPVRTDVGVPLDVELALHQVRHRFDTLLVPGLSLAAAQPPPALVAELPRVSGLARRTAGICTGAFLLAAARLLDGRRATTHWAACADLASRFPAVRVRPDALYVRDGPLFTSAGVTAGIDLTLTLVEDDHGPERARTTAKYLVVFLHRPGGQSQFTVRGNTTAAPGSALRRVLDAVATDPAAPHTLATMAAHASVSERHLTRLFRRTVGTTPIRYVEQVRVEAAKTLLEATHDGVARIARACGFGSDDSMRRAFLRGIGTTPAEYRQRFRSTHPTPER; from the coding sequence GTGGAGATCGCCCGGATCCGCGAGGTGGTCGTGGTGGTGCACGACGGCGTCGTGCTGCTCGACGTGGCGGGGCCCGTCCAGGTGTTGCACGGCAGCGGCGGCTACCGGGTCCGGCTGGCCTCGGTGGACGGCCGCCCGGTACGCACGGACGTCGGCGTACCTCTCGACGTCGAGTTGGCCCTGCACCAGGTGCGGCACCGGTTCGACACGCTGCTGGTGCCCGGCCTCTCCCTCGCCGCGGCACAGCCTCCGCCGGCGCTCGTCGCCGAACTCCCCCGCGTCAGCGGGCTCGCCCGCCGTACGGCGGGCATCTGCACCGGCGCGTTCCTGCTCGCGGCGGCGCGCCTGCTCGACGGCCGCCGGGCCACCACCCACTGGGCGGCCTGCGCCGACCTCGCATCGCGGTTCCCCGCGGTCCGCGTCCGGCCCGACGCCCTCTACGTGCGGGACGGGCCGCTGTTCACCTCGGCCGGCGTGACCGCGGGCATCGACCTGACGTTGACGCTGGTCGAGGACGACCACGGGCCGGAGCGCGCCCGCACCACCGCCAAGTACCTCGTGGTCTTCCTGCACCGCCCCGGCGGTCAGTCCCAGTTCACCGTCCGCGGCAACACCACGGCCGCCCCCGGCAGCGCGCTGCGCCGGGTCCTGGACGCCGTCGCCACCGACCCGGCCGCCCCGCACACGCTCGCCACGATGGCCGCGCACGCGTCGGTCAGCGAACGGCACCTCACCCGCCTGTTCCGCCGGACGGTCGGGACGACCCCCATCCGGTACGTCGAGCAGGTCCGGGTCGAGGCCGCGAAGACCCTGCTCGAAGCCACCCACGACGGGGTGGCTCGCATCGCCCGTGCCTGCGGCTTCGGCTCGGACGACAGCATGCGCCGCGCGTTCCTGCGCGGCATCGGCACCACCCCGGCCGAGTACCGCCAACGCTTCCGGTCCACGCACCCGACACCCGAAAGATGA
- a CDS encoding HD domain-containing protein, whose amino-acid sequence MTPSFSRRTALGTGLAAGAGMLTGLVPAAPAASHAAPDADLSFPSTRLAREAARLIDEAQEAYLRNHSLRSFLFAREAAARAGRRPGHDYDEEVVFLICALHDMGLTARANSDQRFEMDGADFAARFLEERGVTDRRVDTVWDAIAMHTTRSFRDSPVFQRRRPPEIGIAQTGISIDLMGVNSPVPPEYADRVHRRHPRLGGARAVTDAIVAQALANPRKAPAATLPGEILHQRHPELPYLTWDMLLDSNAWGD is encoded by the coding sequence GTGACGCCTTCCTTCTCGCGGCGCACCGCCCTCGGCACCGGCCTGGCCGCCGGCGCCGGCATGCTCACCGGGCTGGTGCCCGCCGCCCCGGCCGCCTCCCACGCCGCGCCGGACGCCGACCTGTCCTTCCCGTCGACCCGGCTGGCCCGTGAGGCGGCCCGACTGATCGACGAGGCGCAGGAGGCCTACCTGCGCAACCACAGCCTGCGTAGTTTCCTGTTCGCCCGCGAGGCCGCCGCGCGGGCCGGTCGGCGGCCCGGCCACGACTACGACGAGGAGGTCGTGTTCCTGATCTGCGCCCTGCACGACATGGGCCTGACCGCACGCGCCAACTCCGACCAGCGGTTCGAGATGGACGGCGCCGACTTCGCCGCCCGGTTCCTCGAGGAGCGGGGTGTCACCGACCGCCGGGTCGACACCGTGTGGGACGCGATCGCCATGCACACCACGCGCAGCTTCCGCGACTCACCCGTCTTCCAGCGTCGCCGACCGCCCGAGATCGGCATCGCCCAGACGGGAATCAGCATCGACCTCATGGGCGTCAACAGCCCGGTGCCACCCGAGTACGCCGACCGCGTCCACCGACGTCATCCCCGCCTCGGCGGCGCCCGGGCCGTCACCGACGCGATCGTGGCGCAGGCACTCGCCAATCCCCGCAAGGCCCCGGCCGCGACCCTTCCCGGCGAGATCCTGCACCAGCGCCACCCCGAACTGCCCTACCTGACCTGGGACATGCTCCTGGACTCCAACGCCTGGGGCGACTGA
- a CDS encoding MarR family winged helix-turn-helix transcriptional regulator, with protein METAGRELGARLSELIRSVRLIKRHRADVRPAVPVGLAGLLMQIEKLPADCHARELAAHSGLDPSTVSRAVASLVSHGLVERRADPADKRASLLTVTPAGRAALTDTYDWYGRILDTALADWTPAEVAAFATALGRFTRDIETVLGHHDNLEAAR; from the coding sequence GTGGAAACTGCCGGCCGCGAGCTCGGTGCGAGGCTGTCCGAGCTGATCCGGAGCGTACGGCTGATCAAACGGCACCGGGCCGACGTCCGGCCGGCCGTGCCGGTCGGCCTCGCCGGCCTCCTCATGCAGATCGAGAAGCTGCCTGCCGACTGCCACGCCCGGGAGCTGGCGGCCCATAGCGGGCTCGACCCGTCGACCGTCAGCCGCGCCGTCGCCTCGCTCGTCAGCCACGGCCTGGTCGAGCGGCGCGCCGACCCCGCCGACAAGCGGGCCAGCCTGCTGACCGTCACCCCGGCCGGGCGGGCCGCCCTGACCGACACCTACGACTGGTACGGCCGGATCCTCGACACCGCGCTCGCCGACTGGACCCCCGCGGAGGTGGCGGCGTTCGCCACCGCGCTCGGCCGGTTCACCCGCGACATCGAGACCGTCCTCGGACACCACGACAACCTGGAGGCCGCGCGATGA
- a CDS encoding MalY/PatB family protein, with protein sequence MASPGPSADGSAARNPLTLLTLDELRQRTSVKWRMFAPDVLPLWVAEMDVPLAPPVADALRRAVDLGDTGYSYGTAYAEAIGDFAARRWGWRDFRVAHTSVVPDVMMGAVEVLRLVTDPGDAVVVCSPVYPPFYAFVTHADRRVVEAPLGPDRRMDPAALDEAFRRARAHGSRPAFLLCNPHNPTGVVHRRDELETVAALADRHGVRVVSDEIHAPLVLPGAHFTPYLTVAGAENAFALVSASKAWNLAGLKAALAVAGPQAVADLRRMPEEVSHGPSHLGVIAHTVAFREGGPWLDLLLDGLDANRALLATLLAKHLPAVPYHRPEGTYLAWLDCTGLGVDTEQPADDAGVVSDVAGPAKMFLDHARVALSSGHVFGTGGAGFVRLNFATSPAILTEAVTRMGDAVR encoded by the coding sequence ATGGCAAGCCCTGGCCCCTCCGCCGACGGCTCGGCGGCCCGGAATCCGCTCACCCTGCTCACGCTTGACGAACTCCGGCAGCGCACCAGCGTGAAGTGGCGCATGTTCGCGCCCGACGTGCTCCCGCTCTGGGTCGCGGAGATGGACGTGCCCCTCGCTCCCCCCGTGGCCGACGCGCTCCGCCGCGCGGTCGACCTCGGCGACACCGGCTACTCCTACGGGACGGCGTACGCGGAGGCGATCGGCGACTTCGCCGCACGGCGTTGGGGCTGGCGGGACTTCCGCGTCGCGCACACCTCGGTCGTACCCGACGTGATGATGGGCGCCGTCGAGGTGCTCCGGCTCGTCACCGACCCCGGTGACGCGGTCGTGGTCTGCTCCCCCGTCTACCCGCCCTTCTACGCCTTCGTCACCCACGCCGACCGGCGGGTCGTCGAGGCCCCGCTCGGGCCCGACCGGCGCATGGACCCCGCCGCCCTCGACGAGGCCTTCCGACGCGCGCGGGCCCACGGCAGCCGGCCCGCGTTCCTGCTGTGCAATCCGCACAACCCGACCGGCGTCGTCCACCGGCGCGACGAGCTCGAGACCGTCGCGGCGCTGGCCGACCGGCACGGCGTACGGGTGGTCTCCGACGAGATCCACGCTCCCCTGGTGCTGCCGGGGGCGCACTTCACCCCGTACCTCACGGTGGCCGGCGCCGAGAACGCGTTCGCCCTGGTCTCCGCCTCGAAGGCGTGGAACCTGGCCGGTCTCAAGGCGGCGCTCGCGGTCGCCGGACCGCAGGCCGTGGCCGACCTCCGCCGTATGCCGGAAGAGGTCAGCCACGGGCCCAGCCACCTCGGTGTCATCGCGCACACCGTCGCCTTCCGCGAGGGCGGGCCGTGGCTCGACCTCCTCCTCGACGGTCTCGACGCCAACCGCGCGCTGCTCGCGACGCTGCTGGCGAAGCACCTCCCGGCCGTCCCGTACCACCGTCCCGAGGGCACCTACCTCGCCTGGCTGGACTGCACGGGGCTGGGCGTCGACACGGAGCAGCCGGCCGACGACGCTGGCGTGGTCAGCGACGTCGCCGGGCCGGCGAAGATGTTCCTCGACCACGCGCGGGTCGCCCTCAGCTCCGGGCACGTCTTCGGCACCGGCGGGGCGGGCTTCGTGCGGCTCAACTTCGCCACCTCGCCGGCGATCCTCACCGAGGCCGTCACCCGCATGGGCGACGCCGTCCGCTGA
- a CDS encoding RNA polymerase sigma factor, whose translation MTTQEEIRELYAAAAPRLVSQLFAIIGDHAEAQDVVQDAFVRALARPGRFGELEHPEAWLRTVALNIARSRYRRRAVFARLARSGRLDPGAGGSAGLSPDHVALVAALQRLPRPAREAVVLYHIADLPVVDVAVALGCSVEAVKTRLVRARRALAADLDDSGQLTTASPMSVNKGGCRHA comes from the coding sequence GTGACGACCCAGGAAGAGATCCGGGAGTTGTACGCCGCCGCGGCGCCGCGCCTGGTGTCGCAACTGTTCGCCATCATCGGCGACCACGCGGAGGCCCAGGACGTCGTGCAGGACGCCTTCGTACGGGCACTCGCCCGGCCGGGGCGGTTCGGCGAGCTGGAACACCCCGAGGCGTGGCTGCGTACGGTCGCCCTCAACATCGCCCGCAGCCGGTATCGCCGCAGGGCGGTCTTCGCCCGGCTGGCGCGCTCCGGCCGGCTCGATCCCGGGGCGGGAGGAAGCGCGGGCCTGTCGCCCGACCACGTCGCCCTCGTCGCCGCCCTCCAGCGGCTGCCGCGACCGGCGCGCGAGGCAGTGGTCCTCTACCACATCGCCGACCTGCCGGTCGTCGACGTGGCGGTGGCCCTGGGCTGTTCGGTGGAGGCCGTGAAGACCCGGCTCGTCCGGGCCCGCCGCGCCCTCGCCGCCGACCTCGACGACTCCGGCCAGCTGACGACCGCCTCGCCGATGTCCGTGAACAAGGGAGGTTGCCGCCATGCCTGA
- a CDS encoding DUF2804 domain-containing protein, which produces MTHENEITEPVDLCLAGGRLNPAAVGWSRRPLHRANLRGWGRNKRWEYWGVVTPTHIVGLVASSLDYAGVHSLYVLDRATKAEIDRNAVVPFARGALFPPVSGAGAVRARGGGLSIDIDQAPSATAIRAAAPGLEIDLVVSLPAGHESLGVVVPWSTRRFQYTVKDLGRPVRGTLRVDGVDHPVAEADSFAVLDHGRGRWPYAIRWNWAAGSGPGRAIQLGGRWTDGTGSTENGLFLDGRLHKIGDELRWEYDRADWSRPWRISGARVAVEFHPFHEKIARTNFGVLANETHQCFGHFTGWAAADDGERVDLDGLVGWAEEARNRW; this is translated from the coding sequence GTGACCCACGAGAACGAGATCACCGAGCCGGTCGACCTGTGCCTCGCGGGTGGGCGGCTCAATCCCGCCGCCGTGGGCTGGAGCCGCCGCCCGCTGCACCGGGCGAACCTGCGCGGCTGGGGCCGCAACAAGCGCTGGGAGTACTGGGGAGTCGTCACGCCGACCCACATCGTCGGCCTGGTCGCCTCGTCGCTGGACTACGCGGGGGTGCACAGCCTCTACGTGCTCGACCGCGCGACGAAGGCCGAGATCGACAGGAACGCGGTGGTCCCCTTCGCCCGGGGCGCCCTCTTCCCGCCGGTCAGCGGGGCGGGCGCCGTACGGGCGCGCGGCGGCGGACTCTCGATCGACATCGACCAGGCGCCGTCGGCCACCGCCATCCGCGCCGCCGCCCCCGGTCTGGAGATCGACCTCGTGGTGTCGCTGCCAGCGGGTCACGAGTCGCTCGGCGTGGTGGTGCCCTGGAGCACCCGCCGGTTCCAGTACACCGTCAAGGACCTCGGCCGCCCGGTGCGCGGCACCCTGCGGGTCGACGGGGTGGACCATCCGGTCGCCGAGGCGGACTCCTTCGCCGTGCTCGACCACGGTCGCGGCAGGTGGCCGTACGCGATCCGCTGGAACTGGGCCGCCGGCAGCGGCCCGGGTCGGGCGATCCAACTCGGCGGTCGGTGGACCGACGGCACCGGCTCGACCGAGAACGGCCTCTTCCTCGACGGCCGGCTGCACAAGATCGGCGACGAGCTGCGCTGGGAGTACGACCGCGCCGACTGGTCGCGCCCGTGGCGGATCAGCGGTGCGCGGGTGGCCGTGGAGTTCCACCCCTTCCACGAGAAGATCGCCAGGACGAACTTCGGTGTGCTCGCCAACGAGACGCACCAGTGCTTCGGGCACTTCACCGGCTGGGCGGCGGCCGACGACGGCGAGCGCGTCGACCTGGACGGGCTGGTCGGCTGGGCCGAGGAGGCACGCAACCGCTGGTAG
- a CDS encoding TetR/AcrR family transcriptional regulator encodes MAETTGLRERKKAATRLALHEAALRLATEHGLDRVTVEAIADAANVSRRTFSNYFSSKEEAVFHGDAVRLRRLLELVRRQPADAPPWAVLSAAAERLAVEAYGNAPPSWLLHRRQLRGHPGLVAHQIAAYTAIERDLADDVAQRLTGPDRALRSRVVAATFLASLRVAIQHWIDHPDGPLHDVLRTALAETATTPAVTPAPPVTPAPQITPTPPVTSAPPAVR; translated from the coding sequence ATGGCGGAGACCACCGGGCTGCGGGAGCGCAAGAAGGCGGCCACCCGCCTCGCCCTGCACGAGGCCGCCCTGCGCCTCGCCACGGAACACGGGCTCGACCGGGTCACCGTGGAGGCCATCGCCGACGCCGCGAACGTCTCCCGCCGGACGTTCTCCAACTACTTCTCCAGCAAGGAGGAGGCGGTCTTTCACGGTGACGCCGTACGGCTGCGCCGGCTGCTGGAACTGGTCCGCCGACAGCCGGCCGACGCGCCGCCGTGGGCCGTGCTGAGCGCGGCCGCCGAGCGCCTCGCCGTCGAGGCGTACGGCAACGCCCCGCCCTCCTGGCTGCTGCACCGCCGTCAGCTACGCGGGCACCCGGGCCTCGTCGCGCACCAGATCGCGGCCTACACCGCCATCGAGCGCGATCTCGCCGACGACGTCGCCCAACGGTTGACCGGCCCCGACCGGGCGCTGCGGTCCCGGGTCGTGGCGGCGACCTTCCTGGCCTCGCTGCGCGTCGCCATCCAGCACTGGATCGACCACCCCGACGGGCCGCTGCACGACGTCCTGCGCACCGCGCTCGCCGAGACCGCCACCACCCCGGCCGTCACGCCCGCCCCGCCGGTCACGCCTGCCCCGCAGATCACGCCCACCCCGCCCGTCACGTCCGCGCCGCCGGCCGTCCGCTGA